A stretch of Prunus dulcis chromosome 6, ALMONDv2, whole genome shotgun sequence DNA encodes these proteins:
- the LOC117632275 gene encoding uncharacterized protein LOC117632275, with protein MDIEDQETRFRPRAGDQEQQPNKKANQETESNNGGLFAKLKFPKPEPLDQERKYPAPPEFTRICEVCNKGFSSGKALGGHMRMHVQANRELFQARKNKIKKPTKILKPNNSDVSSSNGGGGFGVEGNSNSNSSMKPDCCVCGKNFPSMKSLFGHMRSHPEREWRGIQPPPTIAKNSSSSTLSDAVPQNNNKADDHQIDSAATLAGSNNSAPDLSKTLPGWSLTARRGRKSIGSSGNSESVSGLELSLGVEEQMEEAVHDLLMLAQSNPCFYGLSDKGKGAEMCEATNSNFFITNNSNQADYIKDKNQVIDYEGTSKKRKGTEVCFPSKNMKSEKKWFDECDGVKGKDVLGIGFGPEKPSVKNFLKLGPMEDNKNNNIEEELSDSQNSESIVLASMKRRKRRKMKLIDLEGVVGEIIGAQGHHQSLHQKLRYKCSLCGKSFPSHQALGGHMSSHNKLKNNNNNIIVNHSSMDDQSASADVSAAEGGHNLDEAQTTMALDQDHHVAGAGSGSGAGGLGAHQAHHQCKICDKIFPTGQALGGHKRCHWTGPTEQLLPQSSQAPSPGEASQNAGRKVLNFDLNELPATEFEEGTDQYGAAGYATSSHNSVT; from the coding sequence ATGGATATTGAAGACCAAGAGACTCGGTTTCGGCCACGAGCTGGCGATCAAGAACAACAACCCAACAAGAAAGCAAACCAAGAGACAGAGAGCAACAATGGAGGACTGTTTGCCAAGCTCAAGTTCCCAAAGCCAGAACCTTTAGACCAAGAACGCAAATACCCTGCTCCTCCTGAATTCACTCGAATCTGTGAGGTCTGCAACAAGGGGTTCAGCTCAGGTAAGGCACTTGGAGGTCACATGAGAATGCATGTTCAAGCAAACAGAGAACTGTTTCAGGCTCGCAAGAACAAGATTAAAAAACCCACCAAGATTCTGAAGCCCAACAATTCTGATGTTAGCAGCTCGAATGGTGGTgggggttttggggttgaagGTAATAGCAATAGCAATAGCAGCATGAAGCCTGATTGCTGTGTTTGCGGCAAGAACTTTCCGTCTATGAAGTCTCTGTTTGGGCACATGAGATCACATCCTGAGAGAGAATGGAGGGGAATTCAACCTCCTCCAACAATAGCCAAGAACAGCTCTTCTTCTACTTTATCAGATGCTGTGCCTCAGAACAACAATAAAGCTGATGATCATCAGATTGACTCTGCTGCTACTCTTGCTGGGTCCAATAATTCTGCTCCTGATCTGTCCAAGACTCTGCCTGGTTGGTCTCTCACTGCTAGGAGAGGTAGGAAAAGCATTGGCTCATCAGGCAACTCTGAATCTGTTTCGGGATTGGAGTTGAGTCTCGGAGTTGAAGAGCAGATGGAGGAAGCTGTTCATGATCTTTTGATGCTAGCTCAATCCAATCCATGCTTCTATGGATTGTCAGATAAGGGAAAAGGAGCTGAGATGTGTGAGGCTACTAACAGCAATTTCTTCATCACCAACAACAGCAACCAGGCTGATTACATCAAGGACAAAAACCAGGTAATTGATTATGAGGGGACCTCAAAGAAGAGAAAGGGAACTGAGGTGTGCTTTCCATCCAAGAACATGAAAAGTGAGAAAAAATGGTTTGATGAATGTGATGGTGTGAAAGGGAAGGATGTTTTGGGAATTGGGTTTGGTCCAGAAAAGCCATCAGTGAAGAATTTCTTGAAGTTGGGACCAATGGAGgacaacaagaacaacaacatTGAAGAGGAATTATCAGACAGTCAGAACTCTGAAAGCATTGTGCTTGCCAGcatgaagaggaggaagaggagaaagATGAAATTGATAGACTTGGAAGGAGTGGTTGGAGAGATTATTGGTGCTCAGGGTCATCATCAAAGTCTCCATCAGAAGCTCAGATACAAATGCAGTCTTTGTGGCAAGTCTTTCCCAAGTCATCAAGCATTGGGTGGCCACATGTCCAGCCATAACAAGCtcaagaacaacaacaacaacatcatcGTGAACCATTCATCTATGGATGATCAATCTGCCTCTGCTGATGTGTCAGCTGCTGAAGGTGGGCATAATCTTGATGAAGCACAAACAACCATGGCACTTGATCAAGATCATCATGTGGCTGGTGCTGGCTCTGGCTCAGGAGCAGGAGGACTAGGAGCTCATCAAGCTCATCACCAATGCAAAATCTGCGACAAGATTTTTCCAACAGGTCAGGCCTTAGGGGGTCACAAAAGGTGCCATTGGACTGGGCCCACTGAGCAGCTGCTACCTCAGTCCAGTCAGGCACCTTCACCAGGTGAAGCAAGCCAAAACGCAGGTCGTAAAGTTCTCAACTTTGACCTCAATGAGCTTCCAGCTACGGAGTTTGAAGAAGGTACAGATCAGTATGGGGCAGCTGGCTACGCAACTTCTTCTCACAATTCAGTAACTTAG
- the LOC117629669 gene encoding uncharacterized protein LOC117629669, whose product MAMDEEKEASKSAKAPQKTPLDTMVSSGLTIKIASSTTPTTKTCSSQETGKETLPSPNLKNSIESSPYNSPSLVSPPSSAFVSALQSPYISPRASTPKPQETQESSNPTTQPSPLVSLCRGSQSDDIPSSSYTPPSDQYEYSDDVSDPLKLKFDSAPPRISFSFPVPRISFAKGPVSPAANAKLRSCDVYIGFHGQNPSLVRFCKWLKSELELQGIACFVADRAKYSDTQSQEIADRVICSVTYGVVVVTSSSFINHLSMEEVRFFAQKKNLFPIFFDTGPAEILGLLNYSSIDKECKEAIDGLMKSNEFKLEANEGNWRNIVSKAAGVLRAKLGRQSVSQTDMEGVDELPFPRNKFFVGREKEIMEIETALFGSSGDYLEQECSMTIIKGEASGHSEGVADDESEVVTTRGGRYINLEMGKCKEPNLEAWIEPVGGRNSFKRSKYKKSKSGNYKSLGSSVICLNGVPGIGKTELALEFAYRYCQRYKMVLWIGGEARYFRQNILNLSQNLGLDVSADAEKDRGRIRSFEEQEFEAFKRVKRELFRDMPYLIVIDNLETEREWWEGKDLHDLIPRNTGGSHVIITTRLSKVMNFDAMQLPPLPVSDAMILIRGRKKKDYSAEELEILMKFDEKLGRLSFGLWLIGSLLSELAIAPSALFEAISQMQLDEGSPCPFISITEEQYYKNNSFLMKVISFCFAVLQQSSGIINLLASRMLLVGAWFAPTPISLTLLTTAANNMPATRSRLRKWTNCISVTFGSCSSCFAPQAWKSAEEDSAHLLVKLGLARTAKKPFGCWIQFHPITQVYTKRKEGLVAAKATVQSIRKIGNPLVNLDHLWATAFLVFGFKSEPPLVQLKAIDMVLYIKKTALPLAIRAFTTFSRCNSALELLKVCTNVLEEVEKSFVSQIQDWCHGSLCWKNKLQSNQRVDEYVWQDVTLLKATLLETRAKLLLRGGHFDSGEELCRTCISIRTVMLGHNHAQTLAAQETLAKLVRMRSKI is encoded by the coding sequence ATGGCCATGgatgaagagaaagaagcaTCAAAATCTGCTAAAGCTCCCCAGAAAACTCCTCTAGACACCATGGTTTCTAGTGGACTTACCATCAAAATAGCTTCATCAACgacaccaacaacaaaaacttgTAGCAGCCAAGAAACAGGTAAAGAGACCTTGCCTTCTCCAAACTTGAAGAACTCAATTGAATCCTCACCATACAACTCTCCATCTCTAGTCTCCCCACCTTCATCAGCATTTGTTTCAGCTCTTCAGTCTCCATACATTTCTCCAAGGGCCTCAACTCCAAAGCCCCAAGAAACCCAAGAGAGCTCAAACCCCACCACACAGCCTTCTCCACTGGTCTCATTATGCCGTGGTTCACAGTCAGATGACATACCAAGCAGTTCTTACACTCCACCGTCAGATCAATATGAATATTCTGATGATGTTTCTGACCCTTTGAAGCTCAAGTTTGACTCTGCACCTCCACgcatttctttttccttccctGTCCCTCGGATTTCATTTGCCAAAGGCCCTGTTTCCCCTGCTGCAAATGCCAAGCTGAGGAGCTGTGATGTGTACATTGGGTTCCATGGCCAAAATCCAAGCTTGGTGCGCTTCTGCAAGTGGCTTAAATCAGAGCTTGAGCTCCAGGGTATTGCTTGTTTTGTTGCTGACAGGGCTAAGTACTCTGATACTCAGAGCCAAGAGATTGCTGACAGAGTCATCTGCTCAGTGACATATGGGGTTGTGGTTGTTACTAGTTCTAGCTTTATCAACCATTTGAGCATGGAGGAGGTTAGGTTCTTTGCCCAGAAGAAGAACCTCTTCCCAATATTCTTTGACACTGGGCCTGCTGAAATCTTGGGTCTTCTCAACTACAGCTCAATTGACAAAGAATGTAAAGAAGCCATTGATGGGCTCATGAAGTCCAATGAGTTCAAGCTGGAAGCCAATGAGGGTAACTGGAGGAACATTGTATCGAAAGCTGCCGGGGTTTTACGGGCAAAGCTTGGGAGGCAAAGCGTGTCTCAGACAGATATGGAAGGAGTTGATGAGCTGCCTTTCCCAAGAAACAAGTTCTTTGTgggaagagagaaggagatTATGGAAATTGAAACTGCTTTGTTTGGTTCTTCAGGGGACTACTTAGAGCAAGAATGCTCTATGACCATCATCAAAGGAGAAGCCAGTGGCCATTCTGAAGGCGTAGCAGATGACGAAAGCGAAGTGGTTACCACTAGAGGAGGGAGGTACATTAATTTAGAGATGGGCAAGTGCAAAGAGCCCAATTTAGAGGCTTGGATTGAACCAGTGGGGGGAAGAAATTCATTCAAGAGGTCGAAGTACAAGAAGTCGAAAAGTGGGAATTACAAGAGCTTGGGAAGCAGTGTGATTTGCTTAAATGGGGTTCCAGGCATTGGAAAGACTGAACTTGCACTGGAATTTGCTTACAGGTATTGCCAAAGGTACAAGATGGTCTTGTGGATTGGTGGGGAAGCTAGATATTTTAGGCAGAACATATTGAATCTGTCTCAGAATTTGGGATTGGATGTGAGTGCTGATGCTGAAAAAGATAGGGGACGAATTCGAAGCTTTGAGGAGCAGGAATTTGAAGCATTCAAGAGAGTCAAGAGGGAGTTGTTCCGGGACATGCCTTATTTGATTGTGATTGATAATCTTGAGACTGAGAGGGAGTGGTGGGAAGGGAAGGATCTACATGACTTGATCCCAAGGAACACAGGAGGGTCTCATGTGATCATCACAACTAGGCTGTCCAAGGTAATGAATTTTGATGCAATGCAGCTTCCACCATTGCCGGTTTCGGATGCAATGATTTTGatcagaggaagaaaaaagaaagattacTCAGCTGAGGAGTTGGAAATTCTGATGAAATTTGATGAGAAATTAGGAAGGCTAAGCTTTGGTTTGTGGCTGATTGGGTCACTGCTTTCTGAACTAGCTATTGCCCCCTCTGCTCTCTTTGAAGCTATCAGCCAAATGCAACTTGACGAAGGCTCTCCTTGTCCGTTCATAAGCATCACTGAAGAGCAGTATTACAAGAACAACTCTTTCCTAATGAAAGTCATATCGTTTTGCTTCGCCGTCTTACAGCAATCTAGTGGGATCATCAACCTTCTTGCCTCAAGAATGCTTCTTGTTGGTGCCTGGTTTGCCCCAACACCTATTTCCTTGACTCTTCTGACTACCGCAGCTAACAATATGCCCGCCACTAGAAGCCGGCTCAGGAAATGGACGAATTGCATTAGTGTCACATTTGGCTCCTGCTCTAGTTGCTTTGCACCACAAGCATGGAAGAGTGCTGAAGAAGACTCAGCCCATCTTCTTGTTAAATTAGGACTAGCGCGAACAGCGAAAAAACCATTCGGATGTTGGATCCAGTTCCATCCCATAACGCAGGTATatacaaagagaaaagaaggTTTAGTAGCTGCCAAGGCAACAGTTCAGAGCATAAGGAAAATTGGCAATCCATTAGTAAACTTAGACCACCTGTGGGCTACTGCATTCCTTGTTTTCGGGTTCAAATCGGAGCCTCCTCTCGTGCAGTTAAAGGCGATCGACATGGTTTTATACATAAAAAAGACAGCCCTCCCTCTTGCAATTAGGGCCTTCACAACCTTCTCCAGATGCAACTCAGCATTGGAACTTTTAAAGGTTTGCACAAATGTACTTGAGGAAGTAGAGAAGTCCTTTGTCTCTCAAATACAAGACTGGTGCCACGGATCTCTCTGTTGGAAGAACAAGTTGCAAAGCAACCAAAGGGTGGATGAATACGTGTGGCAAGACGTGACATTGTTGAAGGCGACATTACTGGAGACCAGGGCGAAATTGCTGCTTCGGGGCGGGCATTTCGACAGCGGTGAAGAGCTGTGCAGAACTTGTATTAGTATCAGAACAGTTATGCTGGGTCACAACCATGCTCAAACCTTGGCAGCTCAAGAAACTTTGGCAAAGTTAGTAAGAATGAGGAGCAAGATATAA
- the LOC117632204 gene encoding WPP domain-interacting protein 2-like, which yields MDLESESVEDNEVNPQTVFHADDKDNDDGSNEIRNNGSCANVTENVANTRVNHVDTAQPVNSTLPAAHSPGGGSPPTVKGHGLKKWKRIKRNFSRDDSDNAVDDSSKVLKRGLSGNGNPVKSKNSPREINHNSEGSVGSVNMLRNVGVVDGFAIHGSSSDSRFAVGSAFAAGADSENSEDRSSKSSTAASVPKAKYELPAVLGHAREKNRMKSTGGKSLNSSAQRAQQGRVQIESSKKHRGDRVKVEKENSYSSVESDSRSSNYVFMQSPILTSNGKQSGRSMSHDGENSDEVHASEQQYSEEVQTGYSKENVGEAEFFSQDDFLADLPWKVKGEKNKNRRSLKDQDPLFESILNLQSVQEALAKEVQKFGEIGKEPLSPGDNSVNGSGIPADLSSSDPGISESNLSDHLGYEKIGQTSSKSLEAQVLGLKQSVKLLESKLDESRAMLEVKESKVAELEDMINISKSPKEESGSTIDIEEEKYRELETELEGLFRQMIEAQVEYIAIKRTTQRLKFAAGGQIALLDEQEEVAGEQAQMLNKLGEAEIRASKLKERAEELGKYGGDIVATEEVFTMQKRFCKITSCLFIQMILLGLAVWFFSSQTPHQGLAVPT from the exons atggATTTGGAAAGTGAATCTGTGGAAGATAATGAAGTAAACCCACAAACAGTGTTCCATGCTGATGATAAGGATAACGATGATGGTAGTAATGAGATCAGGAACAATGGGTCATGTGCTAATGTGACTGAAAATGTAGCAAATACTAGAGTTAATCATGTTGACACTGCACAGCCAGTGAATTCGACTTTGCCTGCTGCCCACTCTCCCGGTGGGGGTTCACCTCCCACCGTCAAAGGGCACGGTTTAAAGAAGTGGAAGAGGATTAAGAGAAATTTTTCTAGGGATGATAGTGACAATGCAGTTGATGATTCTAGTAAAGTTTTGAAGCGGGGTTTGTCTGGTAATGGAAACCCAGTTAAGTCTAAGAATTCACCCCGTGAAATCAATCATAACAGTGAAGGTTCTGTTGGATCTGTGAATATGTTAAGAAATGTGGGAGTTGTTGATGGCTTTGCAATTCATGGTTCAAGTTCTGATTCCAGATTTGCTGTGGGTTCTGCATTTGCTGCTGGTGCAGATTCTGAGAACAGTGAGGATCGGAGTAGCAAGTCTTCTACAGCTGCCAGTGTTCCAAAGGCCAAGTATGAGCTGCCTGCAGTATTGGGGCATGCAAGGGAGAAGAACAGGATGAAGAGTACCGGTGGAAAGAGTTTGAATAGTTCAGCTCAAAGGGCCCAACAGGGAAGGGTACAAATTGAAAGCAGTAAGAAGCATAGAGGAGACAGGGTCAAGGTTGAGAAGGAAAACTCTTATTCCAGCGTGGAATCTGACTCAAGAAGCTCCAACTATGTGTTTATGCAGAGTCCAATTCTGACTAGTAACGGGAAGCAAAGTGGAAGGTCAATGAGTCATGACGGAGAAAACAGTGATGAAGTTCATGCAAGTGAACAACAATACAGTGAAGAAGTTCAAACTGGTTATAGCAAAGAGAATGTAGGAGAAGCCGAATTTTTTTCTCAAGATGACTTTCTCGCAGACTTGCCATGGAAGGTTAAGggtgaaaaaaataagaatcgTAGGTCCTTAAAAGATCAGGATCCTCTGTTTGAGTCCATCCTTAATCTCCAGTCTGTACAAGAAGCACTTGCTAAAG AGGTTCAGAAATTTGGGGAGATTGGGAAGGAACCTTTATCGCCGGGTGATAATTCAGTTAATGGTAGTGGTATACCTGCTGACCTCTCTTCAAGTGATCCGGGAATCAGTGAATCAAATTTATCTGACCATTTGGGTTATGAAAAGATTGGACAAACTTCTTCGAAGTCCTTGGAAGCGCAAGTCTTAGGTTTGAAACAAAGTGTGAAGCTTTTGGAAAGCAAGCTGGATGAGAGTAGGGCTATGCTTGAGGTGAAGGAGTCCAAGGTTGCTGAACTCGAAGATATGATTAACATTAGCAAGTCTCCAAAAGAAGAATCAGGTAGTACCATAGATATAGAGGAGGAAAAATATCGAGAGTTAGAGACTGAACTTGAGGGCCTGTTTAGGCAAATGATTGAAGCTCAAGTTGAGTATATCGCTATTAAAAGAACCACACAGAGGTTGAAGTTTGCTGCAGGTGGCCAAATCGCACTACTTGACGAGCAAGAAGAAGTGGCTGGAGAGCAAGCACAGATGCTGAACAAGCTTGGAGAAGCAGAAATTAGGGCTTCAAAGCTAAAGGAACGAGCAGAGGAGTTGGGGAAATATGGTGGAGATATTGTAGCGACTGAAGAGGTTTTCACTATGCAGAAGAGGTTTTGTAAGATTACTTCATGTCTTTTTATTCAGATGATATTGCTGGGCTTAGCCGTGTGGTTTTTTTCCTCGCAGACCCCCCATCAAGGGTTGGCTGTACCCACCTGA